A genomic region of uncultured Paludibaculum sp. contains the following coding sequences:
- a CDS encoding beta-xylosidase, with product MTLRLTLLVALGGAVLPVASGQSVAIQVDTGKPLGPLKPVWSFLGYDEPNYTYMKDGRKLLAEFADASSVPVYVRTHSLLVTGDGIAALKWGSTNAYTEDANGKPVYDWTIVDRIFDTYLQRGMKPLVQIGFMPQALSTKPEPYRHHWKPGDNYNDIYLGWAYPPKDYAKWAELVYQWVRHCVQKYGKAEVDSWLWEVWNEPNIPYWKGTPEEYHKLYDYSADAVKRALPSARIGGADSTGPGNAKAAEWMRNFLAHVVRGKNYVTGKVGSPIDFVSFHAKGSPKFVEGGVVMGIENQLRDLDKGFEIVASFPELKGKPIVIGESDPEGCAACSSRVYANNSYRNGVMYSSYTATVMPRHLELAAKHGVNLLGAVTWAFEFEDQPYFDGFRDLATNGIDKPVLNVFRMLGMMTGQRVAVSNPAAESLEAMLAGGVKGNADVHAFASRGTNSVTVMVSNYHDSEKPGPPAQVDVRIAGLPGGRIQMQHYRVDGEFSNAFEAWKKMGSPQQPTPQQYTQLERAGQLQLLESPKWVQVQAGQTRLEFALPLHGVSLIRLTW from the coding sequence ATGACACTTCGACTCACCCTTCTTGTGGCGCTTGGCGGCGCCGTGCTGCCGGTGGCCTCCGGACAGAGCGTTGCGATTCAGGTTGACACCGGAAAGCCGCTTGGGCCGCTGAAGCCCGTGTGGAGTTTTCTCGGCTACGACGAACCGAACTACACCTATATGAAAGACGGGCGGAAGCTGCTGGCGGAGTTCGCCGACGCCAGTTCCGTCCCCGTATACGTGCGCACACACAGCCTGCTGGTGACCGGCGACGGAATAGCCGCGCTGAAGTGGGGCTCGACCAATGCGTATACAGAAGACGCGAACGGCAAGCCCGTGTACGACTGGACGATTGTCGACCGCATCTTCGACACCTACCTGCAGCGGGGGATGAAGCCCCTGGTGCAGATTGGCTTCATGCCGCAGGCGCTCTCGACCAAACCGGAGCCGTACCGCCATCATTGGAAGCCAGGCGACAACTACAACGACATCTACCTGGGTTGGGCCTATCCGCCGAAGGACTACGCGAAGTGGGCGGAGTTGGTCTATCAGTGGGTACGCCATTGTGTGCAGAAATACGGCAAGGCCGAGGTAGACAGCTGGCTATGGGAAGTTTGGAACGAACCCAATATCCCGTATTGGAAGGGCACTCCGGAGGAGTATCACAAGCTCTACGACTACTCGGCGGACGCGGTGAAACGGGCGCTGCCCAGCGCGCGCATCGGGGGGGCTGATTCCACCGGACCGGGTAATGCGAAGGCGGCTGAGTGGATGCGGAACTTTCTGGCGCACGTGGTGCGCGGCAAGAACTATGTGACCGGGAAGGTGGGCTCGCCCATTGATTTCGTCAGTTTCCACGCCAAAGGCAGCCCGAAATTTGTCGAGGGCGGCGTGGTGATGGGCATCGAGAATCAGTTGCGCGATCTGGACAAGGGATTCGAGATCGTCGCATCGTTTCCTGAGTTGAAAGGCAAACCAATTGTGATCGGCGAGTCGGATCCTGAAGGCTGCGCGGCCTGCTCGTCGCGGGTGTATGCAAACAACAGCTATCGCAACGGTGTGATGTACTCCAGCTACACGGCAACCGTCATGCCTCGGCATCTGGAACTGGCAGCAAAGCACGGAGTGAACCTGTTGGGCGCGGTGACTTGGGCGTTCGAATTTGAGGACCAGCCTTACTTCGACGGGTTCCGCGATCTGGCAACGAATGGGATCGACAAACCGGTGTTGAACGTCTTCCGGATGCTGGGCATGATGACAGGTCAGCGGGTGGCGGTGAGCAACCCAGCGGCGGAATCGTTGGAAGCGATGCTGGCCGGAGGGGTGAAGGGAAACGCGGATGTGCATGCCTTTGCCAGCCGGGGCACGAACTCGGTTACGGTGATGGTTTCGAACTATCACGATTCCGAGAAGCCGGGACCGCCGGCGCAGGTGGATGTGAGGATCGCGGGTTTGCCCGGCGGGCGCATCCAGATGCAACACTACCGGGTGGACGGGGAGTTCAGCAACGCGTTTGAGGCCTGGAAGAAGATGGGCTCGCCGCAGCAGCCGACGCCGCAGCAGTACACGCAGTTGGAGAGGGCCGGGCAACTGCAGTTGCTGGAATCGCCGAAGTGGGTTCAGGTGCAGGCGGGGCAAACGCGGTTGGAGTTCGCGCTGCCGCTGCACGGCGTGTCGTTGATCCGGCTGACGTGGTAG
- a CDS encoding tetratricopeptide repeat protein: MRILALLLTLSSLVFAQRQVLERAWDLIAKGDRAGAMQVLETILKANPANADAHLMIGSLLAEDGKPAEALSHLRAGVKLAPRSADAHYALGEALKNFGELEPARAEFQQAVNLNPNLAPARVDLGLALLEASDFKAAAVHLDKAILLLGRTPDSAYPRYLRAKIHAEHVETQKAAALLQDAVAIQPRFAEAWSDLGEARKAMLDEPGALAAFEESVRIDPENAVAQLRLGGELLRQGRPHEAVQHLQAADRLKPNDQATLNGLQLALRQDGQIDQANVVKQRLTEVLHAIDVESQNAFNALRLNNEGAELEKDGKLSEALEKYRAALALDPTHIGIRVNYAVAALRLGRWADGLAQLREALRRAPGDPKITAALNDALEQAPVEFGGQGRPVPAPKPGRR; encoded by the coding sequence GTGAGAATTCTGGCTCTGCTCCTGACCCTATCCAGCCTGGTGTTCGCGCAACGCCAGGTGCTCGAACGGGCCTGGGACCTGATCGCCAAGGGCGACCGCGCCGGCGCGATGCAGGTGCTGGAAACGATCCTGAAGGCAAACCCCGCCAACGCTGATGCCCACCTGATGATCGGCAGCCTGCTTGCCGAGGATGGCAAGCCAGCCGAGGCCCTCAGTCATCTCCGTGCAGGCGTGAAACTGGCGCCCCGGTCGGCGGATGCCCACTACGCGCTCGGCGAGGCCCTTAAGAACTTTGGAGAGCTGGAACCGGCCCGAGCGGAATTCCAGCAAGCCGTGAACCTCAACCCAAACCTCGCCCCGGCTCGGGTGGACCTCGGTCTGGCTCTGCTGGAGGCCAGCGACTTCAAAGCAGCCGCCGTCCACCTCGACAAGGCCATCCTTCTCCTCGGCCGCACGCCAGACTCCGCCTATCCGCGCTACCTGCGCGCGAAGATCCACGCCGAGCACGTCGAGACTCAAAAGGCCGCCGCCCTGTTGCAGGACGCCGTGGCCATCCAGCCGCGGTTTGCCGAAGCGTGGTCCGACCTCGGTGAGGCCCGCAAGGCGATGCTGGATGAGCCGGGCGCCTTGGCGGCGTTCGAGGAATCGGTCCGGATCGACCCGGAGAACGCCGTCGCCCAACTGCGCCTCGGCGGGGAGCTGCTGCGCCAGGGCCGGCCCCACGAGGCCGTCCAGCATCTCCAGGCGGCCGACCGCCTCAAGCCGAACGATCAGGCGACGCTGAACGGCCTGCAACTCGCCCTGCGCCAGGACGGCCAGATTGATCAAGCCAACGTCGTCAAGCAGCGGCTCACTGAAGTGTTGCACGCCATTGACGTGGAGAGCCAAAACGCCTTCAATGCGCTGCGACTCAACAACGAGGGCGCCGAGTTGGAAAAGGACGGCAAGCTCTCCGAGGCTCTCGAGAAGTATCGTGCCGCTCTCGCCCTTGACCCCACCCACATCGGGATTCGAGTGAACTATGCCGTCGCCGCCCTGCGCCTGGGCCGTTGGGCCGACGGGCTTGCTCAACTACGCGAAGCCCTTAGGCGAGCCCCCGGCGATCCCAAGATCACGGCTGCGCTGAACGACGCCCTGGAGCAGGCGCCCGTCGAGTTCGGAGGTCAGGGCCGGCCGGTTCCAGCGCCCAAACCAGGCCGCCGTTAG
- a CDS encoding CRTAC1 family protein encodes MASLTRRAALSLLSLSASNVRAQIQGMASRGVKASPRRKPSGLPFHARFTDVAQQAGLTQITVAGHKDRADYIVEVMTGGCAFLDYDNDGWLDILVLCGSRTTDPPPTASNRLYRNNRDGTFTDVTEKAGLLRTGYAQGVTVGDYNNDGFEDLFLTYYGQNVLYRNNGDGTFTDVTKAAGLLSPDARFGSGCAFVDYNRDGHLDLFVANYVDFDMKTVPRPTDTGACNYMGVAVNCGPRGLPYGHHLLYRNNGDGTFTDVTRESGIAGVRGGFGLTVVAADFDNDGWPDIYVACDSTPSLLFRNNHDGTFTEQGLDCGAALSDDGMEQAGMGLGIGDFNLDGHLDILKMHFREDTPALYQNDGKGNFRDVTLKAGLGVETQYVSWGTGLVDLDNDGLPDIFWVTGSIYPEVEKKYPNVPLKTPRVLFRNLGQGQFEELFAETGPGVAAAHASRGCAFGDFDNDGDMDILIVNQNEPPSLLRNDVTGGHHWIKLKLKGVKSNRSAIGARVTARYGGKVQVQEVLSQSSYLSVNDTRLHFGLGEATTVDLEIRWPLGLVEKLTAVPCDQLIFVTEGTGITKSEKLKKA; translated from the coding sequence ATGGCATCTCTCACCCGCCGGGCCGCCTTGAGCCTGCTTTCTCTCTCCGCCTCCAACGTACGCGCCCAGATTCAGGGCATGGCCTCTCGCGGCGTCAAGGCGTCGCCCCGCCGCAAACCCTCCGGACTCCCGTTTCATGCCCGCTTCACCGACGTGGCCCAGCAGGCCGGGCTCACCCAGATCACTGTAGCCGGTCACAAAGACCGTGCAGACTACATCGTCGAAGTGATGACCGGCGGCTGCGCCTTCCTCGACTACGACAACGATGGCTGGCTCGATATCCTCGTCCTCTGTGGATCCCGCACGACGGATCCGCCGCCCACCGCCTCCAACCGCCTCTATAGGAACAATCGGGACGGCACGTTCACAGACGTAACCGAGAAGGCGGGCCTGCTGCGCACCGGCTACGCTCAGGGCGTCACGGTCGGCGACTACAACAACGACGGCTTTGAGGATCTCTTCCTCACCTACTACGGACAGAACGTTCTCTATCGCAACAACGGCGACGGCACCTTCACAGACGTGACAAAGGCTGCGGGACTGCTCAGCCCCGACGCTCGTTTCGGCTCCGGCTGCGCCTTCGTCGACTATAACCGCGACGGCCACCTCGACCTCTTCGTCGCGAACTACGTCGACTTCGACATGAAGACAGTCCCGCGTCCCACCGACACTGGGGCCTGCAACTATATGGGCGTTGCCGTCAACTGTGGTCCGCGCGGCCTGCCTTATGGCCACCACCTGCTCTACCGCAACAACGGGGACGGCACGTTCACCGATGTCACCCGGGAGTCGGGCATCGCTGGCGTCCGCGGCGGCTTCGGCCTGACCGTCGTCGCGGCCGACTTCGACAATGACGGCTGGCCCGACATCTATGTCGCCTGCGACTCCACCCCCAGCCTGCTCTTTCGCAACAATCACGACGGCACCTTCACTGAGCAGGGCCTCGACTGCGGCGCCGCCCTCAGCGACGATGGCATGGAACAGGCCGGCATGGGCCTGGGCATCGGCGACTTCAACCTCGATGGCCACCTCGACATCCTCAAGATGCACTTCCGCGAGGACACCCCCGCGCTCTACCAGAACGACGGCAAGGGAAACTTCCGCGACGTCACACTCAAAGCCGGCCTCGGCGTCGAGACTCAATATGTAAGTTGGGGCACTGGTCTGGTCGACCTCGACAATGACGGTCTACCAGACATCTTCTGGGTCACCGGCAGCATTTACCCGGAGGTCGAGAAGAAGTACCCGAACGTGCCGCTAAAAACCCCGCGCGTCCTCTTTCGCAACCTCGGCCAGGGCCAGTTCGAAGAGCTCTTCGCGGAAACCGGACCCGGCGTCGCCGCCGCTCATGCCAGCCGCGGCTGTGCCTTCGGCGACTTCGACAACGACGGCGATATGGACATCCTGATCGTCAATCAGAACGAGCCGCCCTCCCTGCTGCGCAACGACGTCACCGGCGGTCATCATTGGATCAAACTGAAGTTGAAGGGAGTGAAGTCGAATCGCAGCGCGATTGGCGCGCGCGTTACGGCTCGGTACGGAGGGAAGGTTCAGGTGCAGGAGGTTCTCAGCCAGTCGTCTTACCTCTCGGTCAACGACACACGCTTGCACTTCGGACTGGGTGAGGCCACGACCGTGGATCTGGAGATCCGCTGGCCGCTCGGCTTGGTTGAAAAGCTGACCGCCGTGCCCTGCGACCAACTGATCTTTGTCACCGAAGGTACCGGCATCACGAAATCAGAGAAGCTGAAGAAGGCCTAG
- a CDS encoding carboxypeptidase-like regulatory domain-containing protein, protein MRLHRSAIRIATTFLLLSLLCLSAFAQSYRGRVQGVVTDQTQAVIAGANVTLLNVATGVKATRKTSDTGLYLFDLVDPGTYTISVEAAGFGKYSQENITVQMRGDVTVDASLKPGAVQESITVSETPVAVQFNSSNKDFTLDSKLTAEIPRIDRNPFKLTLLAPSAVNTRGEMAPYHSWAANSVDLGGGTNLKNDLQVDGSPIGIGQKNSYPPNTDAVQEVVVSQNSVDAESGHSAGGLISMTLKSGTNEYHGTGFYLGRYPWLNAEADRTRHSSNATRQHMMGGTLGNAIIKNKLFNFFSLEYWKVGYPSSYTTTVPTALERSGDFSKSLNIDGGLRAIYDPYTTKLDAAGVATRTPFAGNVIPKSRFDPLASSLMGSFWDPSGPGDNITGVNNFKAGYVENYTYYNYSDRVDYNINDRWKVYGRFGRYHTDDLAPNATPNQSQLFAPTGTLRAAHQLSGDAIWTATPTTVVNFHGDWHKVTDAYVSSSMGPEGWGKLWPSNNWYKTYQDASPGVPVYFPGLNIGGNGFGGRGFYWDQRPQGMAYSAKIAQQRGSHYLKAGVETRRGYGVSFVGNTSNFYFPASVTAETFNNPDTKHNGVGFATFLLGSLDGSSQMIGGPAPDPHVQYWGMYFQDDWKVNRRLTVNLGLRNEYESAWSDPSHFMSQGLDMSADVPEMVANPAVMPASALALVGNNYYKNKGQWLWTSSDHPGMWDAPKLALAPRAGAAFKIDDLTVLRVGYARYVIPTEMNLSQAPVSGFETVSFLEPPYFGVKGYQNTAGLLQGVPQQTISDPYPSSNPLLPINGKAYGTNLGRGGTSLLWYPRKFEKAYNDRINVNFQRQMPGQVMVSATYFLNLGNQHYTKALNNWDPRIQVAQQGAINVNVDNPFYNYLTPTLFPGSLRNQKTVSLSSLLAPYPQYGGLYEVGTRGAAERYHSLELKAQKAYSHGYHFLFAYVYIHEKTEQLFNELDTFTNNLTYQNSNQPRHRLTMAGSYDLPFGKGKPFLHDSKIADAIAGGWKLTGISTYSTGAILRFGKMNYDGSDPTISNPAPGKWFNTSAFSVIPSGTYVIRANPLQFDNLTGPKYYMLDTTLTKDVNITERVRVQLKMAAYNAINRLNLGNPNMDVTSSQFGQALYQGTPSAQFGPQTQELGNVSGRQVEVGLKIIF, encoded by the coding sequence ATGAGATTGCATCGTTCTGCGATCCGCATCGCAACAACGTTTTTGTTGTTATCCTTACTTTGTCTTAGCGCCTTTGCTCAGAGCTATCGTGGCCGCGTTCAAGGCGTTGTAACCGATCAGACTCAGGCTGTCATCGCTGGCGCCAACGTTACCCTGTTGAATGTCGCCACTGGCGTGAAGGCGACTCGCAAAACCAGCGATACAGGTCTTTATCTCTTTGATTTAGTTGACCCTGGCACCTACACCATCTCGGTCGAAGCCGCCGGCTTCGGCAAGTACAGCCAGGAAAACATCACCGTCCAGATGCGCGGTGACGTCACCGTTGACGCCAGCCTGAAGCCCGGCGCCGTCCAGGAAAGCATCACGGTCTCGGAAACGCCGGTGGCCGTTCAGTTCAACTCCAGTAATAAGGACTTCACGCTGGATTCGAAACTGACTGCCGAGATCCCCCGCATCGATCGCAATCCGTTCAAGCTGACCCTCCTGGCGCCTTCCGCCGTTAATACCCGCGGCGAGATGGCTCCTTACCATTCCTGGGCAGCGAACAGCGTGGACCTTGGCGGCGGCACGAACCTGAAGAACGATCTCCAGGTCGACGGCAGCCCCATCGGCATCGGCCAGAAAAACAGCTACCCCCCAAACACCGACGCCGTGCAGGAAGTTGTCGTCTCGCAGAACAGCGTGGATGCCGAATCCGGTCACAGCGCTGGTGGTCTCATCTCGATGACGCTGAAGTCGGGCACCAACGAGTACCACGGCACGGGCTTCTACCTGGGCCGGTACCCTTGGCTGAATGCGGAAGCTGACCGCACGCGCCACTCCAGCAATGCCACCCGCCAGCACATGATGGGCGGCACACTCGGCAACGCCATCATCAAGAATAAGTTGTTCAACTTCTTCTCCCTGGAGTATTGGAAAGTCGGTTACCCCAGCAGCTACACCACCACGGTCCCGACGGCTCTGGAACGTAGCGGCGATTTCTCCAAGTCCCTCAATATTGATGGTGGCCTCCGCGCTATCTACGATCCCTACACCACCAAACTGGACGCGGCTGGTGTCGCCACCCGCACCCCCTTCGCCGGTAACGTAATCCCCAAAAGCCGCTTCGATCCCCTGGCGTCCAGCCTGATGGGCAGCTTCTGGGATCCCAGCGGCCCTGGCGATAACATCACTGGTGTTAACAACTTCAAGGCCGGCTACGTCGAGAACTACACCTACTACAACTACTCCGACCGCGTTGATTACAACATCAATGACAGGTGGAAGGTCTATGGCCGCTTCGGTCGTTACCACACAGATGACCTAGCGCCCAACGCTACCCCCAACCAGTCTCAGCTGTTTGCCCCCACGGGAACGCTGCGAGCCGCTCACCAGCTCTCGGGCGATGCCATCTGGACTGCCACCCCCACCACTGTGGTCAACTTCCACGGCGATTGGCACAAGGTGACCGATGCCTACGTCTCCAGCAGCATGGGCCCGGAAGGTTGGGGCAAGCTCTGGCCCAGCAATAACTGGTACAAGACCTATCAGGATGCCTCGCCTGGCGTGCCCGTCTACTTCCCGGGCCTGAACATCGGCGGCAACGGCTTCGGCGGCCGCGGTTTCTATTGGGATCAACGGCCGCAGGGCATGGCTTACAGCGCCAAGATCGCCCAGCAGCGCGGTTCTCACTACCTGAAGGCCGGCGTCGAAACCCGCCGCGGCTATGGTGTGTCGTTCGTAGGCAATACCTCGAACTTCTACTTCCCGGCTAGCGTCACGGCCGAGACCTTCAACAATCCGGACACCAAGCACAACGGCGTCGGCTTCGCCACCTTCCTGCTCGGCTCTCTGGACGGCTCCTCCCAGATGATCGGCGGCCCCGCGCCCGACCCGCATGTCCAGTACTGGGGCATGTACTTCCAGGATGACTGGAAGGTCAACCGCCGCCTCACCGTCAACCTCGGCCTCCGCAATGAATATGAGTCCGCTTGGTCCGATCCGAGCCACTTCATGTCGCAGGGGCTGGATATGTCCGCCGACGTCCCCGAAATGGTAGCCAATCCAGCAGTCATGCCGGCCTCCGCGCTGGCGCTGGTGGGTAACAACTACTACAAGAACAAGGGCCAATGGCTGTGGACTTCCAGCGATCATCCTGGTATGTGGGATGCACCCAAGCTCGCCCTCGCGCCTCGCGCCGGCGCCGCCTTCAAGATCGACGACCTCACCGTCCTTCGCGTCGGCTACGCCCGCTATGTGATCCCGACTGAGATGAACCTCAGCCAGGCTCCTGTATCTGGCTTTGAGACCGTGAGCTTCCTGGAACCGCCTTACTTCGGTGTGAAGGGCTACCAGAACACCGCCGGCTTGCTCCAGGGCGTCCCGCAGCAGACCATTTCCGATCCGTATCCCTCCAGCAACCCCTTGCTGCCCATCAACGGCAAGGCCTACGGCACCAACCTGGGCCGCGGTGGCACATCGCTGCTGTGGTACCCACGGAAGTTCGAAAAGGCCTACAACGACCGCATCAATGTCAACTTCCAGCGCCAGATGCCCGGTCAGGTCATGGTTTCGGCCACCTACTTCCTGAACCTCGGCAACCAGCACTACACCAAGGCTCTCAACAATTGGGATCCTCGCATCCAGGTTGCCCAGCAGGGTGCGATTAATGTGAACGTGGACAACCCGTTCTACAACTATCTGACGCCCACGCTGTTCCCCGGCTCGCTACGGAATCAGAAGACGGTGTCGCTGTCTTCCCTCCTGGCCCCTTACCCGCAGTACGGCGGCCTCTACGAAGTGGGCACGCGCGGCGCTGCCGAACGTTACCACTCTCTCGAGTTGAAGGCCCAGAAGGCTTACAGCCACGGCTATCACTTCCTGTTCGCGTACGTGTACATTCATGAGAAGACCGAACAGCTCTTCAACGAACTCGACACCTTCACGAACAACCTGACCTACCAGAACAGCAATCAGCCACGTCATCGTCTGACCATGGCCGGAAGCTACGATCTGCCTTTCGGAAAGGGAAAGCCCTTCCTGCACGACAGCAAGATTGCCGACGCCATCGCCGGTGGCTGGAAGCTCACGGGCATCTCCACCTACTCGACCGGCGCCATTCTGCGCTTCGGCAAGATGAACTACGACGGCAGCGATCCGACCATTTCGAATCCCGCGCCCGGCAAGTGGTTCAACACCTCCGCGTTCTCGGTGATTCCTTCGGGCACCTATGTGATCCGGGCGAATCCGCTGCAGTTCGACAACCTCACCGGACCGAAGTACTACATGCTCGACACTACTCTCACCAAGGATGTCAACATCACCGAGCGTGTCAGAGTCCAGCTCAAGATGGCCGCCTACAACGCCATCAACCGCCTGAATCTCGGTAACCCGAACATGGATGTCACCAGTTCTCAGTTTGGACAGGCTCTGTACCAGGGGACTCCCTCGGCGCAGTTCGGACCCCAGACCCAGGAACTCGGCAACGTGTCCGGCCGCCAGGTCGAAGTCGGCTTGAAGATCATCTTCTAG